A stretch of the Corynebacterium maris DSM 45190 genome encodes the following:
- a CDS encoding MFS transporter, whose product MIAVVLCWVAVLLDGFDMVVLGVVLPAMMEDPQLQLTAGEGTQISTAGLFGMMLGALAIGRLTDAVGRRWVIIGSVFSFSVLTLFLGFVDQLWLFILLRFLAGVGLGGCMPTAISMVTEFRGRAKAGSSATFTTTGYHVGAVLTALLGIVMLADFGWQSLFVVGALAGIAVTPIMIWKLPESPQFLQSKGKDEEAERVAAEYGIELNDEIDAAEKEDAKGFASLLTPRYRRNTIFIWLTSFMGLLLVYGLNTWLPQIMREADYDMGNSLGFLLVLNVGAVVGLIIAGQISDKTNPRSTGILWFVLSGVFLALMAIKLPLLALYAIVFLTGVFVFSSQNLVYGFVGANHPSYLRATAMGGAAGVGRLGAISGPLLGGLLLSLGMAHPWSFFAYAAVGFLGAALFAVTRPLRVTRKMLVTHPQ is encoded by the coding sequence ATGATCGCCGTCGTGCTGTGTTGGGTCGCCGTGCTCCTCGACGGCTTCGACATGGTGGTGCTCGGCGTCGTGCTGCCCGCCATGATGGAAGACCCGCAGCTGCAGCTCACCGCCGGGGAGGGCACCCAAATCTCCACGGCGGGGCTGTTTGGCATGATGCTCGGGGCCCTGGCCATCGGCCGGCTCACCGACGCGGTGGGCCGGCGCTGGGTGATCATCGGTTCCGTGTTCTCGTTCTCCGTGCTCACGCTGTTTCTGGGGTTCGTGGACCAGCTCTGGTTGTTCATCCTGCTGCGCTTCCTCGCCGGCGTCGGCCTGGGTGGCTGCATGCCGACGGCGATTTCCATGGTGACCGAATTCCGCGGCCGCGCCAAGGCCGGGTCCTCGGCGACGTTCACCACCACCGGCTACCACGTCGGCGCCGTGCTCACCGCGCTGCTGGGCATCGTCATGCTCGCCGACTTCGGCTGGCAGTCGCTGTTCGTCGTCGGCGCGCTGGCCGGCATCGCGGTCACCCCGATCATGATCTGGAAGCTGCCGGAATCCCCGCAGTTTCTGCAGTCCAAGGGCAAGGACGAGGAAGCCGAGCGGGTGGCCGCGGAATACGGCATCGAACTCAACGACGAGATCGACGCCGCCGAGAAGGAGGACGCGAAGGGCTTCGCCTCCCTGCTGACCCCGCGGTACCGCCGCAACACGATCTTCATCTGGTTGACCTCGTTCATGGGGCTGCTGCTGGTCTACGGGTTGAACACCTGGTTGCCGCAGATCATGCGCGAGGCCGACTACGACATGGGCAACTCCCTGGGCTTCTTGCTGGTGCTCAACGTCGGCGCCGTCGTCGGCCTGATCATCGCCGGCCAGATCTCCGACAAGACCAACCCACGCTCCACCGGGATCCTGTGGTTCGTGCTCTCCGGCGTGTTCCTGGCGTTGATGGCCATCAAGCTGCCGCTGCTGGCCCTGTATGCGATCGTCTTCTTGACGGGCGTGTTCGTGTTCTCCTCGCAGAACCTCGTCTACGGTTTCGTCGGCGCCAACCACCCGTCGTACCTGCGGGCGACCGCCATGGGCGGGGCGGCCGGCGTGGGTCGTCTCGGCGCGATCTCCGGCCCCTTGTTGGGCGGGTTGCTGCTGTCGCTGGGCATGGCCCATCCGTGGAGCTTCTTCGCCTACGCCGCGGTCGGTTTCCTCGGCGCGGCGCTCTTCGCG
- a CDS encoding 4-hydroxybenzoate 3-monooxygenase: MTHTPVAIIGAGPAGLTLSHLLHQHGVESVIFESRSRQDVEETVRAGVLEQGVINMMRQTGVSERMDAHADIDDAIDISINGSRTRIDLKELTGHQMAVWAQHEYLTDFIAKRLADGGTIFFETQVDDADGYDGDKVVIDYTTADGRHEQMTADYVVAADGSKSPYRGPILEQDGAVRSRHEYPYAWFGILVNGPQTQKELIYATHEEGFALISTRSKDVQRYYLQCDPNDTVDQWSDERIWEQLHKRVDGEGLTVQEGEIFDKSVLKFRSAVTDPMQRGRLFLAGDAAHTVPPTGAKGLNLAVADVSVLAPGLVRAIKRGDNDLLDNYSAIAVPRIWRAQHFSYWMSSMLHSVPEQGYFQHRRRLAELEAMISSEAGRRYQAEQYVGIDLPKFEV, encoded by the coding sequence ATGACCCACACCCCCGTCGCCATCATCGGCGCAGGCCCGGCAGGACTGACCCTGTCGCACCTGCTGCACCAGCACGGCGTCGAATCCGTCATCTTCGAATCCCGCTCCCGGCAGGACGTCGAAGAAACCGTCCGCGCGGGCGTGCTCGAGCAGGGCGTCATCAACATGATGCGCCAGACCGGCGTCTCCGAGCGGATGGACGCCCACGCCGACATCGACGACGCGATCGACATCTCGATCAACGGCTCCCGCACCCGCATCGACCTCAAGGAACTGACCGGCCACCAGATGGCGGTCTGGGCGCAGCACGAGTACCTCACGGACTTCATCGCCAAGCGCCTCGCCGACGGCGGCACCATCTTCTTTGAGACCCAAGTCGATGACGCCGACGGCTACGACGGCGACAAGGTGGTCATCGACTACACCACCGCCGACGGCCGCCACGAGCAGATGACCGCCGACTACGTCGTCGCCGCCGACGGCTCGAAATCGCCCTACCGCGGCCCGATCCTGGAACAGGACGGCGCCGTGCGCTCCCGGCACGAATACCCCTACGCCTGGTTCGGCATCCTGGTCAACGGCCCGCAGACCCAGAAGGAACTGATCTACGCCACCCACGAAGAGGGCTTCGCGCTGATCTCGACCCGTTCCAAAGACGTCCAGCGCTACTACCTGCAGTGCGACCCGAACGACACCGTCGACCAGTGGTCCGACGAGCGTATCTGGGAGCAGCTGCACAAGCGCGTGGACGGCGAAGGCCTGACCGTGCAGGAAGGCGAGATCTTCGACAAATCCGTCCTGAAGTTCCGCTCCGCCGTCACTGACCCGATGCAACGCGGCCGCCTGTTCCTGGCCGGCGACGCCGCCCACACGGTGCCGCCGACCGGCGCCAAGGGCCTGAACCTGGCCGTCGCGGACGTCTCCGTCCTCGCGCCGGGGCTGGTCCGCGCGATCAAGCGCGGCGACAACGACCTGTTGGACAACTACTCCGCGATCGCGGTGCCGCGCATCTGGCGGGCCCAACACTTCTCCTACTGGATGAGCTCCATGCTGCACTCCGTTCCGGAGCAAGGCTACTTCCAGCACCGTCGCCGCCTCGCCGAGCTGGAGGCCATGATCTCCTCCGAGGCCGGTCGCCGCTACCAGGCGGAGCAGTACGTCGGGATCGATCTGCCGAAGTTCGAGGTGTAG
- the catA gene encoding catechol 1,2-dioxygenase, which yields MTDQTVHEDPSAHASGNAATDKFKGESVKADTTPERARAIYQDVFKAIGEITHKHQITYDEYRVLKNWMIQVGEYGEWPLWLDVFVEHEIEKVNYDRKGYTGTKGSIEGPYYVEDAPKLPWKCEMPMRDKDKAATPLIFKGQVTDVDGNGLSGATVELWHADEEGYYSQFAPGIPEWNLRGTIVTNENGEYEIKTLQPAPYQIPTDGPTGWFILSHDGHPWRPAHLHLRVKHPGYREITTQLYFEGGEWTENDVATAVKPELVLDPKKNDEGQNVVEYGFKLDKED from the coding sequence ATGACTGATCAGACTGTTCACGAAGACCCGAGCGCCCACGCGTCCGGCAACGCCGCCACCGACAAGTTCAAGGGCGAGTCCGTCAAGGCCGACACCACCCCGGAGCGCGCTCGCGCGATCTACCAGGACGTGTTCAAGGCCATCGGTGAGATCACCCACAAGCACCAGATCACCTACGACGAGTACCGCGTGCTGAAGAACTGGATGATCCAGGTCGGCGAGTACGGCGAGTGGCCGCTGTGGCTGGACGTCTTCGTCGAGCACGAGATCGAGAAGGTCAACTACGACCGCAAGGGCTACACCGGCACCAAGGGCTCCATCGAGGGCCCGTACTACGTCGAGGACGCACCGAAGCTGCCGTGGAAGTGCGAGATGCCGATGCGCGACAAGGACAAGGCCGCCACCCCGCTGATCTTCAAGGGCCAGGTCACCGACGTTGACGGCAACGGCCTGAGCGGCGCGACCGTCGAGCTGTGGCACGCTGACGAGGAGGGCTACTACTCCCAGTTCGCCCCGGGTATCCCGGAGTGGAACCTGCGCGGCACCATCGTGACCAACGAGAACGGCGAGTACGAGATCAAGACTCTGCAGCCGGCTCCGTACCAGATCCCGACCGACGGTCCGACCGGTTGGTTCATCCTCTCCCACGACGGCCACCCGTGGCGTCCGGCCCACCTGCACCTGCGCGTCAAGCACCCGGGCTACCGCGAGATCACCACTCAGCTGTACTTCGAGGGCGGCGAGTGGACCGAGAACGACGTCGCCACCGCCGTGAAGCCGGAGCTGGTTCTGGACCCGAAGAAGAACGACGAGGGTCAGAACGTCGTCGAGTACGGTTTCAAGCTCGACAAGGAAGACTAA
- the pcaC gene encoding 4-carboxymuconolactone decarboxylase: MTNPDYDAGRSAAHEVGMTNRRAVLGDAHVDRAIANQSPVTEKFQDFITRTAWGDVWNRDALDHTQRRLLTIAILTAVGNDGELDMHIKAALRAGVDAETIGEVLLHTAVYAGVPNSNHGFKLLDAAVAEHNDTQEK, translated from the coding sequence ATGACCAACCCCGACTACGACGCCGGACGCAGCGCCGCCCACGAGGTCGGCATGACCAACCGCCGCGCGGTCCTGGGCGACGCCCACGTGGACCGGGCGATCGCCAACCAGAGCCCGGTCACCGAGAAGTTCCAGGACTTCATCACCCGCACCGCCTGGGGCGACGTCTGGAACCGCGACGCGTTGGACCACACCCAGCGACGCCTGCTGACCATCGCGATCCTCACCGCCGTCGGCAACGACGGCGAGCTGGACATGCACATCAAGGCGGCCCTGCGCGCCGGCGTCGACGCCGAGACCATCGGCGAAGTGCTGCTGCACACCGCCGTGTACGCCGGCGTACCCAACTCCAACCACGGCTTCAAACTGCTCGACGCCGCCGTGGCAGAACACAACGACACCCAGGAGAAGTGA
- the pdxR gene encoding MocR-like pyridoxine biosynthesis transcription factor PdxR, translated as MADTIPARIVATIRERISSGTLLPGDGLPSTRTLAGQLGVARGSVVAAFEQLVGEGFLVSGPGGTRVNPDLPPRPARSGRARPGVDKPDPGLLRPGVPETGQLASTLWRRCWRVAAADPVVHPAPGSWRLRELIAEHVRVTRSVAVDPASVIVTAGARDGLRTLLQVVEGTVAVEDPGYPSLHRVSRAMGRKLVPVGTDGDGISVAQLEAVRPAVVLVMPNHQYPTGRQMPASRRFELIEWSRRSGALIVEDDYDSELRRAHPALAALDPGAVLLGSFAKTLTPALGLGYLIVPERLREAVAGQAVPVSGLVQEAMAEFLAADGVRRHTARMRRGYGRRRLLFAEVFPEGVPMDGGLHAVIELRPGADEAAAVARCRRAGLAVSGLGDYWTAADRPGVVVGLGGVGEERLREALERLRGLLLSYLP; from the coding sequence GTGGCTGACACCATTCCTGCGCGCATCGTCGCGACGATCCGTGAACGTATTTCCTCCGGCACGCTGCTCCCCGGCGACGGGCTGCCGTCGACCCGTACCCTGGCCGGGCAGTTGGGGGTCGCCCGCGGCAGCGTGGTCGCCGCTTTTGAACAGCTCGTGGGCGAGGGCTTTTTGGTGTCCGGGCCGGGCGGCACGCGGGTCAACCCGGACTTGCCGCCGCGTCCGGCCCGGTCGGGGCGGGCGCGACCGGGCGTCGATAAGCCGGACCCCGGTCTGTTGCGCCCCGGCGTGCCGGAGACCGGGCAGTTGGCCAGCACGCTGTGGCGGCGATGTTGGCGGGTCGCGGCGGCTGACCCGGTGGTCCACCCCGCGCCGGGGTCGTGGCGGCTGCGCGAATTGATCGCCGAGCATGTGCGCGTGACCAGGTCGGTGGCCGTGGATCCGGCGTCGGTGATCGTCACGGCGGGCGCGCGCGACGGTTTGCGCACGTTGCTGCAGGTCGTGGAGGGGACGGTGGCGGTGGAGGACCCGGGCTACCCGTCGCTGCACCGGGTTTCGCGGGCGATGGGACGCAAGCTCGTGCCGGTCGGGACGGACGGCGACGGCATCAGTGTGGCGCAGTTGGAGGCAGTGCGTCCGGCGGTGGTGCTGGTGATGCCGAACCACCAGTATCCGACGGGCCGGCAGATGCCCGCGAGCCGGCGCTTTGAGCTGATCGAATGGTCGCGGCGCAGCGGCGCGTTGATCGTGGAGGACGACTACGACTCGGAGCTGCGGCGGGCGCATCCGGCGTTGGCGGCCCTGGATCCGGGGGCGGTGCTGTTGGGTTCTTTCGCCAAGACGCTGACCCCGGCGCTGGGGCTGGGGTATCTGATAGTCCCGGAGCGGCTGCGGGAAGCCGTGGCGGGTCAGGCCGTGCCGGTGTCGGGGCTGGTGCAGGAGGCGATGGCGGAGTTCCTCGCCGCGGACGGGGTGCGGCGGCACACCGCCCGGATGCGTCGGGGCTACGGGCGCCGCCGCCTGCTCTTCGCCGAGGTGTTCCCGGAGGGGGTTCCCATGGACGGCGGGCTGCACGCGGTCATCGAGTTGCGTCCGGGCGCGGATGAGGCGGCGGCTGTGGCCCGGTGTCGGCGGGCGGGGCTGGCGGTGTCCGGGCTGGGGGATTATTGGACGGCCGCCGACCGGCCGGGCGTGGTGGTGGGCCTCGGCGGGGTGGGGGAGGAACGGTTGCGGGAGGCGTTGGAGCGGCTGCGCGGCCTGCTGCTGAGCTACTTGCCCTAA
- the pcaG gene encoding protocatechuate 3,4-dioxygenase subunit alpha, which translates to MIDTGKTGEFRYPVSTITDQDETTAGITPSQTVGPYVHIGLTLEGSEQVATAEDGDAREISFTVLDGDGAPVADAMVEIWQTRPDGTFNAPNDPRTGAAATVDGFRGLGRAMADETGTATFTTLLPGAFDGQAPHLNVGVFARGMLERLFTRLYFPENSDANAADPVLAEVGEQRRGALVAEQTERGYHLTIHVQHDDPDVETPFFRV; encoded by the coding sequence ATGATCGACACCGGTAAAACGGGTGAGTTCCGCTACCCTGTCTCCACCATCACCGACCAGGATGAAACCACCGCCGGCATCACCCCCTCGCAGACCGTCGGCCCTTACGTCCACATCGGCCTGACGCTGGAAGGCTCGGAGCAGGTGGCCACCGCCGAGGACGGCGACGCCCGCGAGATCTCCTTCACCGTCTTAGACGGCGACGGCGCCCCGGTCGCCGACGCCATGGTCGAAATCTGGCAGACCCGCCCCGACGGCACCTTCAACGCCCCCAACGACCCGCGCACCGGCGCCGCCGCCACCGTCGACGGCTTCCGCGGCCTCGGTCGCGCCATGGCCGACGAGACCGGCACCGCCACCTTTACCACCCTGCTGCCCGGCGCCTTCGACGGCCAGGCCCCGCACCTGAACGTCGGGGTCTTCGCCCGCGGCATGCTCGAGCGCCTGTTCACCCGCCTGTACTTCCCGGAAAACTCCGACGCCAACGCCGCCGACCCGGTGCTCGCCGAGGTGGGCGAGCAGCGCCGCGGGGCACTGGTCGCGGAGCAGACGGAGCGGGGATACCACCTGACCATCCACGTCCAGCACGACGACCCGGACGTCGAAACGCCCTTTTTCCGGGTGTGA
- a CDS encoding lyase family protein, whose translation MGTSNLSRNTYSDRAAHGDGVPAAATRVSDAAWLDAILEFERALATAAADVSVIDADARAAAISVIDAVELDFDAVSAASAAGANPAIPIVAQLKKQAEDQGVSTAGIHLGATSQDAIDTAMVLCLRRAASHTLSRTTEIERILRMMAVTHRATPIMGRTLGQQALPTTFGLVAATWLQIGSAARAAFEDAVDALPLQYAGATGTLAATHPHGLRIHDRLAELLELETWPLAWHSDRQPLVAVASAAARLAGAARKVAGDVIFYSATEVGEVREGAPGGSSSMPHKANPAAAIACDGYARRTPALAATMFDSLDCRLQRGTGSWHAEWQTMRELIAATDSAIARIHVSLAGLIVDADAMAAKLPDNPDVGHAAALVDDILERTADL comes from the coding sequence ATGGGCACAAGCAACCTCTCCCGCAACACCTACAGCGACCGCGCCGCCCACGGCGACGGCGTCCCCGCCGCCGCGACCCGGGTGTCGGACGCCGCCTGGCTCGACGCCATCCTGGAGTTCGAACGCGCCCTGGCCACTGCCGCCGCGGACGTCTCCGTCATCGACGCCGACGCCCGCGCCGCCGCGATCTCGGTCATCGACGCCGTCGAACTCGATTTCGACGCGGTGTCGGCGGCCTCCGCCGCCGGGGCGAACCCGGCGATCCCCATCGTCGCGCAGCTGAAAAAACAGGCCGAAGACCAGGGCGTGAGTACCGCCGGCATTCACCTCGGGGCCACCAGCCAAGACGCCATCGACACCGCCATGGTGCTGTGCCTCAGGCGCGCCGCGTCCCACACCCTGTCGCGGACCACCGAGATCGAGCGCATCCTGCGCATGATGGCGGTCACCCACCGCGCCACCCCGATCATGGGACGCACCCTGGGACAGCAGGCGTTGCCCACCACCTTCGGGCTGGTCGCCGCCACCTGGCTGCAGATCGGCAGCGCCGCCCGGGCCGCTTTCGAAGACGCCGTCGACGCCCTGCCCCTGCAGTACGCCGGCGCCACCGGCACCCTGGCCGCCACACACCCGCACGGCCTGCGCATCCACGACCGGCTCGCGGAGCTGTTGGAACTGGAGACGTGGCCGCTGGCCTGGCACTCCGACCGGCAACCCCTGGTCGCCGTCGCCTCCGCCGCCGCCCGGTTGGCCGGCGCGGCACGCAAAGTCGCCGGCGACGTCATCTTCTACTCCGCCACCGAGGTCGGCGAAGTGCGCGAAGGCGCCCCGGGCGGATCGTCCTCGATGCCGCACAAGGCCAACCCTGCGGCGGCGATCGCCTGCGACGGCTACGCCCGCCGCACCCCGGCGCTGGCCGCCACCATGTTCGACTCCCTCGACTGCCGGCTGCAGCGCGGCACGGGCAGCTGGCACGCCGAATGGCAGACGATGCGCGAACTCATCGCCGCCACTGACAGCGCCATCGCCCGCATCCACGTCAGCCTGGCCGGACTGATCGTCGACGCCGACGCCATGGCCGCCAAACTCCCCGACAACCCGGACGTCGGCCACGCCGCCGCCCTGGTCGACGACATCCTCGAAAGGACCGCAGACCTATGA
- the catC gene encoding muconolactone Delta-isomerase: MLFLARMDVNFPTDMDPEVMADFQAQEKEYSADLQNRGIMKAIWRVVGEYANYSVYDVDDHDELQSIFQGFPMFKYMDVKVTPLAKHPNALSYYLRED; the protein is encoded by the coding sequence ATGCTGTTTCTCGCCCGTATGGACGTCAACTTCCCCACCGACATGGACCCGGAGGTCATGGCCGACTTCCAGGCACAGGAAAAAGAATACTCCGCTGACCTGCAGAACCGCGGCATCATGAAGGCCATCTGGCGCGTGGTCGGCGAGTACGCCAACTACTCCGTCTACGACGTCGACGACCACGATGAACTGCAGTCGATCTTCCAGGGCTTCCCGATGTTCAAGTACATGGACGTCAAGGTCACCCCGCTGGCGAAGCACCCGAACGCGCTGAGCTACTACCTGCGCGAGGACTAG
- the pcaH gene encoding protocatechuate 3,4-dioxygenase subunit beta, whose product MTDRLTPHNAPVEDAFAPLHFPDYRTTVKRNPNNDLILVPERLGELTGPVFGERDLGGVDNDMTHANGGEAIGQRILVHGRVLGWDGKPVPNTLVEVWQANSAGRYRHKGDSWPAPLDPHFNGVARTLTDADGNYSFYTVMPGAYPWGNHHNAWRPAHIHFSLYGRQFGERLVTQMYFPNDPFFFQDPIYNAVPADARERMISVFDYDETRPNFSLGYKFDIVLRGRHATPFETQR is encoded by the coding sequence ATGACTGACCGCCTCACCCCCCACAACGCCCCCGTGGAGGACGCCTTCGCGCCGCTCCACTTCCCCGACTACCGCACCACCGTCAAGCGCAACCCGAACAACGACCTGATCCTGGTCCCGGAGCGCCTCGGCGAACTCACCGGCCCCGTCTTCGGCGAACGCGACCTCGGCGGCGTCGACAACGACATGACCCACGCCAACGGCGGCGAAGCCATCGGCCAGCGCATCCTCGTCCACGGCCGCGTCCTGGGCTGGGACGGCAAGCCCGTGCCGAACACCCTCGTCGAGGTCTGGCAGGCCAACTCCGCCGGCCGCTACCGCCACAAGGGCGATTCCTGGCCCGCCCCGCTCGATCCCCACTTCAACGGCGTCGCCCGCACCCTGACCGACGCCGACGGCAACTACAGCTTCTACACCGTCATGCCCGGCGCCTACCCCTGGGGCAACCACCACAACGCCTGGCGTCCCGCCCACATCCACTTCTCCCTCTACGGCCGTCAGTTCGGCGAGCGCCTGGTCACCCAGATGTACTTCCCGAATGACCCCTTCTTTTTCCAGGACCCGATCTACAACGCCGTGCCGGCCGACGCCCGCGAGCGCATGATCTCCGTCTTCGACTACGACGAGACCCGCCCGAACTTCTCCCTCGGCTACAAATTCGACATCGTCCTGCGCGGCCGTCACGCCACCCCGTTCGAGACCCAGCGCTAA
- a CDS encoding muconate/chloromuconate family cycloisomerase — translation MSDMTISRVDTRILDVPLFRPHGFATFTATAQPILLVTVELEGGVTGFGEGVVPGGAWWGGETVETMKAIIDGYLAPVMVGRPVTDLAGIVADFEKSVANMRFAKAACDIAMHDAWARALNVPMRDLLGGRVRDEIDCTWALGVLPLDEAIAEIEERIEDYGHKSFKLKMGSGDPAEDTDRIVQLAEALDGKVSLRMDVNARWDRITSLKYLPKLAEAGLDLFEQPTPAHDLDTLREITTRIGVPVMADESVCSPADALAVVRAKAADVIAIKTTKLGGLLESKKTVAIAETAGLACHGATSLEGPFGTAASLHFAAATPGMNYGSELFGPMLLKESYTTEDIVYTDGVVKVPEGPGSGLEPDWDKINHFTRK, via the coding sequence ATGTCAGACATGACCATTTCTCGGGTAGATACCCGCATCCTCGACGTCCCGTTGTTCCGTCCGCACGGATTCGCCACTTTCACCGCGACGGCGCAGCCGATCCTGCTGGTGACCGTGGAGCTCGAAGGCGGCGTCACCGGTTTCGGCGAGGGCGTGGTCCCGGGCGGAGCCTGGTGGGGCGGCGAGACCGTCGAGACCATGAAGGCGATCATCGACGGCTACCTCGCGCCCGTCATGGTCGGCCGTCCCGTCACCGACCTGGCCGGCATCGTCGCCGACTTCGAGAAGTCCGTGGCCAACATGCGTTTCGCCAAGGCCGCCTGCGACATCGCGATGCACGACGCCTGGGCCCGCGCCCTGAACGTCCCGATGCGCGATCTGCTCGGGGGCCGGGTGCGCGATGAAATCGACTGCACCTGGGCACTGGGCGTCCTGCCCCTCGACGAGGCCATCGCAGAGATCGAAGAGCGCATCGAGGACTACGGACACAAGTCCTTCAAGCTGAAGATGGGCTCCGGCGACCCGGCAGAGGACACCGACCGCATCGTCCAGCTGGCCGAGGCCCTGGACGGCAAGGTCAGCCTGCGCATGGACGTCAACGCCCGCTGGGACCGCATCACCTCGCTGAAGTACCTGCCGAAGTTGGCCGAGGCCGGCCTGGACCTCTTCGAGCAGCCGACCCCGGCCCACGACCTGGACACCTTGCGCGAGATCACCACGCGTATCGGCGTGCCGGTGATGGCGGACGAGTCCGTGTGCTCGCCGGCTGACGCGCTGGCCGTGGTGCGGGCGAAGGCCGCGGACGTGATCGCCATCAAGACCACCAAGCTCGGTGGCCTGCTGGAGTCCAAGAAGACGGTGGCCATCGCGGAGACCGCCGGCCTGGCGTGCCACGGGGCGACCAGCCTCGAGGGCCCGTTCGGCACCGCGGCGTCCCTGCACTTCGCCGCCGCGACCCCGGGCATGAACTACGGGTCCGAGTTGTTCGGCCCGATGCTGCTCAAGGAGTCCTACACTACGGAGGACATCGTCTACACCGACGGCGTCGTCAAGGTTCCGGAAGGCCCGGGCTCTGGCCTGGAGCCGGACTGGGACAAGATCAACCACTTCACCCGCAAGTAA
- the pdxS gene encoding pyridoxal 5'-phosphate synthase lyase subunit PdxS has protein sequence MTETTSAPSLHETFRGGVIMDVVTPEQAKIAEDAGAVAVMALERVPADIRAQGGVARMSDPDLIDSIIAAVDVPVMAKVRIGHFVEAQILQELGVDYIDESEVLSPADFVHHVDKRAFRVPFVCGATNLGEALRRINEGATMIRSKGEAGTGDVSEATRHIRQIKAEVAALSAVSEDELYVHAKELAAPYDLVKQVAKEGKLPVPLFTAGGISTPADAAMMMQLGADGVFVGSGIFKSGNPAQRAAAVVKATAHYEDPAVVAEASRGLGEAMVGINVADLPAPHRLSERGW, from the coding sequence ATGACCGAAACCACCTCAGCACCATCCCTGCACGAGACCTTCCGCGGCGGCGTCATCATGGACGTCGTCACGCCGGAACAGGCCAAGATCGCCGAAGACGCCGGCGCCGTCGCCGTCATGGCCTTGGAGCGCGTGCCCGCCGACATTCGCGCCCAGGGCGGCGTGGCCCGCATGTCCGATCCGGACCTGATCGATTCCATCATCGCCGCCGTCGACGTCCCCGTCATGGCGAAGGTGCGCATCGGTCACTTCGTGGAGGCGCAGATCCTGCAGGAGCTCGGCGTCGACTACATCGACGAATCCGAGGTGCTCTCCCCCGCCGACTTCGTCCACCACGTGGACAAGCGCGCGTTCCGGGTGCCGTTCGTGTGCGGCGCCACCAACCTCGGTGAGGCGCTGCGCCGCATCAACGAGGGCGCGACCATGATCCGTTCCAAGGGGGAGGCCGGCACGGGCGACGTCTCGGAGGCCACCCGGCACATCCGCCAGATCAAGGCGGAGGTCGCGGCGTTGTCGGCTGTCTCGGAGGACGAACTTTACGTCCACGCCAAGGAGCTGGCCGCCCCGTATGACCTGGTCAAGCAGGTGGCGAAGGAAGGGAAGCTGCCGGTGCCGCTGTTCACCGCCGGCGGCATCTCCACCCCGGCGGACGCCGCCATGATGATGCAGCTCGGCGCGGACGGTGTGTTCGTCGGCTCCGGCATCTTCAAGTCCGGCAACCCGGCGCAGCGCGCGGCCGCGGTGGTCAAGGCCACCGCCCACTACGAGGACCCGGCCGTCGTCGCCGAGGCCTCCCGCGGGCTGGGCGAGGCCATGGTCGGCATCAACGTCGCCGACCTGCCCGCCCCGCACCGCCTCTCGGAGCGCGGCTGGTAG